From Alteromonas sp. BL110:
AGATGTACACCTTCGAAGATAGAAATGGCGACAGCTTGACGTTGCGTCCAGAAGGTACAGCAAGTTGTGTGCGTGCAGGTAACGAACACGGTTTATTGTACAACCAGCAGCAGCGCTTGTGGTACATGGGGCCCATGTTCCGTCACGAACGTCCGCAAAAAGGCCGCTATCGTCAATTCCATCAGTTTGGTGTTGAAACTTACGGCATGGATGGGCCTGATATTGATTTAGAAGTTATTCTTCTTAGCGCACGCTTTTGGAAAGCGTTTGGTATCGAACAGCATGTAAAGCTGCAAATAAATACCTTAGGTTCAAACGATGCGCGTGCGGCTTATCGCGATACACTAGTTGAATTTTTAAAAGAGCGTGCAGACCAACTAGACGAAGACTCATTGCGTCGACTTGAAACAAACCCACTTCGCGTACTCGATTCTAAGAACCCTGATGTTCAAGCTGCTATTGCCGAGGCGCCAGCGCTAATCGACCACCTCGACGAAGAATCAAAAGCGCACTTTGATACGCTGTGTTCGCGCTTAACCCAAGCCGGCATAGAGTTCGAAATAAATCCTCGCTTAGTACGCGGGTTAGATTATTACAACCGTACTGTGTTTGAATGGGTTACCGATAGTCTAGGCGCTCAAGGTACAGTATGTGCTGGCGGTCGTTACGATGGCTTAGTAGAGCAGTTAGGCGGCAAAGCGACACCTGCGGTCGGCTTTGCTATGGGTATTGAACGTTTGGTACTGTTACTGACTACACTTACCGAAGAAGGTCAGGATACGAGCTTCGCCGATGTATATGTAACGGCAATGGGTGATGAAGCGCAGTCGTACGCTATGGAAGTGGCTGAACATCTTCGAAATACGCTTCCTAACACTCGCATTATGATGCATTGTGGCGGCGGAAACTTTAAGAAACAATTGAAACGTGCGGACAAAACAGGCGCACGT
This genomic window contains:
- the hisS gene encoding histidine--tRNA ligase, with translation MAKTIQAIRGMNDCLPEVSGTWQKVESVLRQVVASYGYQEIRTPIVESTDLFKRSIGEVTDIVEKEMYTFEDRNGDSLTLRPEGTASCVRAGNEHGLLYNQQQRLWYMGPMFRHERPQKGRYRQFHQFGVETYGMDGPDIDLEVILLSARFWKAFGIEQHVKLQINTLGSNDARAAYRDTLVEFLKERADQLDEDSLRRLETNPLRVLDSKNPDVQAAIAEAPALIDHLDEESKAHFDTLCSRLTQAGIEFEINPRLVRGLDYYNRTVFEWVTDSLGAQGTVCAGGRYDGLVEQLGGKATPAVGFAMGIERLVLLLTTLTEEGQDTSFADVYVTAMGDEAQSYAMEVAEHLRNTLPNTRIMMHCGGGNFKKQLKRADKTGARLALLLGNDEMQSREVGVKPLRDGQEQVTVSFDAFSNKVAEMLGAR